In a genomic window of Xenopus laevis strain J_2021 chromosome 5S, Xenopus_laevis_v10.1, whole genome shotgun sequence:
- the LOC108717545 gene encoding cAMP-dependent protein kinase type 1-like, giving the protein MDLREKRSESPAGQVRNVVKSCIEEKTNKDWIKDSGERKTDTENKKRCINAQTSQDRRRRVKKQTENKEKTIKRRRNEKGQIEKESQAEKTSKDGRIERRRFEEGQIVKEKKGEKTSKDKRIKRRGIEEGQTEKESQAEKKTSKDARIKRRRVEEGPLQMESHADKKTSEHESYKNIQIDKENKKTTEENSKGTNIEQKEEKNKRLRSEDPLESGSIQKRPCLDIERPAPLDVNNYSFHSIVGRGGFGWVMLASFRPKKQLVAIKILTKESEKNDCHAIAKEARLLKISRECAFLCQSYAVFQSELEAFFVLEYASGKSLGQMISHEGKLPTSRIRFYTAEMVVALQFLHSKGIIHRDLKPGNILIDKDGHIKICDFGMAEENIIGQRKTYGLAGTPGYRAPEILSFEDYNAGVDWWSFGVTMYKMATGVMPFSAAGSIQKQRLVIIMKPPTYPCDMSEEMLDLLPKLLEINATQRIGLNGNIREHAFYSTINWEDLENRRLETPFQPGMPSVDDFEEFPITFSRQSSSEKDNLKDFSEVDPNWNWQE; this is encoded by the exons ATGGATTTGCGTGAGAAAAGGAGTGAGAGTCCGGCTGGACAGGTAAGAAATGTAGTGAAAAGCTGCATTGAAGAGAAGACCAACAAGGATTGGATCAAGGATTCAGGTGAAAGaaaaacagatacagaaaataaGAAACGTTGCATAAATGCACAGACGAGTCAAGATAGGAGAAGACGTGTCAAGAAACAGACAGAAAACAAAGAGAAGAccattaaaaggagaagaaatgAAAAAGGACAGATTGAAAAAGAAAGCCAGGCAGAGAAGACCAGTAAAGATGGGAGGATTGAAAGGAGAAGATTTGAAGAAGGACAGATAGTAAAGGAAAAAAAGGGAGAGAAGACCAGCAAAGATAAGAGAATTAAAAGGAGAGGAATTGAAGAAGGACAGACAGAAAAGGAAAGCCAAGCTGAGAAGAAGACCAGTAAGGATGCAAGGATTAAAAGGAGAAGAGTTGAAGAAGGACCGTTACAAATGGAAAGCCATGCAGACAAGAAGACCAGTGAGCATGAgagctataaaaatatacagattgataaagagaataaaaaaaccacagaagAAAACAGTAAAGGAACAAATATAGAACAAAAAGAAGAGAAGAATAAAAGATTAAGATCAGAAGACCCCTTAGAAA GTGGAAGCATACAGAAGAGACCTTGTCTGGACATTGAAAGACCTGCTCCCCTGGACGTCAATAACTACAGCTTCCACTCCATAGTTGGACGGGGAGGCTTTGGCTGG GTGATGTTGGCTTCTTTTAGGCCCAAGAAACAACTCGTGGCAATAAAGATCTTGACGAAGGAGTCTGAGAAGAACGACTGCCATGCCATCGCTAAAGAGGCCCGTCTACTGAAAATCAGCAGAGAATGTGCATTTTTATGCCAGTCTTATGCAGTTTTTCAGTCAGAG CTGGAAGCCTTCTTTGTCCTGGAATATGCCAGTGGGAAGTCTTTAGGGCAAATGATTTCGCatgaaggaaagctaccaacATCAAGAATCAG GTTCTACACAGCAGAGATGGTGGTTGCCCTCCAGTTCCTGCATTCCAAGGGAATCATTCATCG TGATCTCAAGCCGGGCAACATATTGATTGATAAAGACGGCCATATAAAGATCTGTGACTTTGGTATGGCGGAAGAGAATATCATTGGCCAGAGGAAGACCTACGGCTTAGCAGGAACCCCTGGATACCGGGCACCAGAG ATTCTATCATTTGAGGACTACAATGCAGGCGTGGATTGGTGGTCTTTTGGGgttacaatgtacaaaatggcCACAGGAGTCATGCCGTTTTCAGCAGCAGGCAGCATTCAAAAACAACGTTTAGTAATTATTATGAAACCACCAACTTACCCGTGTGATATGAGCGAGGAAATGCTGGACCTCCTGCCTAAG CTTTTGGAAATTAATGCGACTCAACGGATTGGACTGAATGGTAACATCAGGGAGCATGCTTTCTACAGCACCATCAACTGGGAAGATCTGGAGAACCGAAGACTGGAGACCCCTTTTCAGCCAGGAATG CCATCTGTAGACGACTTTGAAGAATTTCCGATAACGTTCTCCCGCCAAAGCTCCAGTGAAAAAGACAATCTGAAAGATTTCTCAGAAGTGGATCCCAACTGGAATTGGCAGGAGTAA